From one Deltaproteobacteria bacterium CG11_big_fil_rev_8_21_14_0_20_49_13 genomic stretch:
- a CDS encoding GTP-binding protein produces the protein MQGSAPVKIIVGVLTSDKDLRDHSTHLLSDKLGEIDYVSQWYSFSSNIYSNEMGENLFRSFVSFKDLIPPEQLYKIKEMAIKVEEKFKVSNRRLVNLDPGYIDHFKIVLASNKFAAHRIAIAKGCYADLLMYYAKGKYNPLPWCYPDLSGGTHDKDMLEIRRIFKADRSI, from the coding sequence ATGCAAGGCTCGGCTCCGGTCAAAATAATAGTCGGCGTCTTAACATCTGATAAGGACCTCAGGGACCATTCGACTCACCTATTGTCCGACAAGCTCGGAGAGATCGACTACGTTTCGCAGTGGTATTCGTTCAGCTCGAACATCTATTCCAACGAAATGGGTGAAAATCTCTTTCGCTCCTTTGTATCATTCAAAGACCTTATCCCGCCTGAACAGCTTTACAAGATAAAGGAGATGGCGATCAAGGTCGAGGAAAAGTTCAAGGTGAGCAACAGGAGGCTTGTTAACCTAGACCCCGGCTACATCGATCATTTCAAGATAGTCCTTGCCTCTAACAAGTTCGCCGCTCACCGCATAGCGATAGCCAAAGGGTGCTACGCAGACCTCCTCATGTACTACGCAAAGGGAAAATATAATCCCCTTCCGTGGTGTTATCCCGATCTTTCAGGCGGAACCCACGATAAAGACATGCTTGAGATAAGGCGGATATTCAAGGCAGACAGGTCTATTTAA